The Anolis carolinensis isolate JA03-04 chromosome 2, rAnoCar3.1.pri, whole genome shotgun sequence genome contains the following window.
ctattaaatatcaaattaggttatgattttacaaatgaaacaccaaaacatcatgttagacaacaaatttggcagaaaaagtagttcaatacgcagtaatgctatgtattaattactgtatttatgaatttagcaccaaaatatcacgatatattgaaaacattgactacaaaaatgcgttggataatccagaatgttagataagcgagtgttggataagtgagactctactgtaattactacatagcattactgcgcatggaactaccttttctgtcaaatttattgtataatatgatgttttggtgcttaatttgtataacgattacctaatttgatgtttaatcagcttttcctgaatcccttcttattatccaatatatttacttatcctgccggcctgtttatgttggataagtgagagtctactgtatattgatcatcttatattatctgcttagaactggattatatgaggccccttcttcacagttgtataaaatgcacactgaagtggattatatggcagtgtggagtcaagataatccagtgcaaagcagataatataagattataaatgggttatatagctgtgtggaaggaccttgagtctacactgccatataatccagtgcaaattagataatctgtggaagaagtctaagtgaggcctaaatctgcctgtcccctaactgaaacctggctgtcccttggttgctaggcaaccaagtgggcagagattagccctctaaactggcagcaattggataaaaacaattattgctctccctctaattaggactttatttttcttttctttttgttgtatcaacctagaggcgtggatgatgggttgtgttgtcaaatttcgaggttggggggcctgtagttttgttgttttgtccactgccctgatgccatcactcttttatatatatagattaacctggggtcacataaaaacttCTTGGGTAGAAAGGTGTCacagtggaaaaggtttaagaagttcTGTTCCAGAGAACAGTATAGTGATCCATAGGCTGACCCATATAACACCACACACACCTGCTTTCAAGCCCCAAAGCCACCTCATACAGGCCTTCTGTGCTGCAACATGTGCAGGCAGGATCTCATAACATCAGGTAATTGGTAACCCCTTCTTGTCTGGACCCAAACTGATGACATCAATGCTGAGAGATGTTGAAGTCCTTTGGTGGACTCACCACTTCCATAATCATCCTGCCTTCAACAAGGAGGGAGGAATTGCCAGATGTTTCTCTTATCCTACCTAATCACATTGCAGCACAGAAAGCTTGTATGAGGCAGATTAAAGTCTTTAAAGTAGGTTGGAAGTGATGGCGGGGGCTTTGAGCACTGCACAGAGAGGAAAGGAATATAGGTTGAATAGCCCTTATCTAGAATTACAAAATCCCAATTAGTCCAGAATTGAAAATTGTCCTCCTGGGTGGATACGAGATTGATTCCTTGCTTTCTGATTATCCAAAATCCAGAACTCCACATTTTTATGGTGCTAACCATTTCAAGATTAAAAATACTAATTCATACCAATCTCCACTGTAAATTAAAACACATCTGTAAGAGTAAGTGACACTTATTCATGCAGCTGTTTCTACCTGAATTCTGGCCTTTATTTCTTAAGAAATTAGTCTCTTACCAGATGTGACTGCTGGTGTAGTTGTTGCTGGCATTGGCCAGGTAATGGTTGGTGCTGTTATTCTTGTGGGTATCAATGCAGAGCCCCCAGAAGATGCTGACGCCCCTGGTAGAGAGCCAGGTATGGAAGTTGCTCCAAGTGACCCTGTTCCTCCTGGGATGGAAATGGAGCCTGAAGGGAGTGATCCTGTTCCACCTCCAAGAGACACTGTTCCTCCTGGAATCGAAATGGAGCCTGAAGGGAGTGATCCTGTTCCACCTCCGAGAGACCCTGTTCCTCCTGGGATGGAAACAGAGCCTGAAGGGAGAGATCCTGTTCCACCTCCGAGAGACCCTGTTCCTCCTGGGATGGAAATGGAGCCTGAAGATCCTGTTCCACCTCCGAGAGACCCTGTTCCTCCTGGGATGGAAACGGAGCCTGAAGATCCTGTTCCACCTCCGAGAGACCCTGTTCCTCCTGGGATGGAAACAGACCCTGAAGGGAGTGAGCCTGATAGCGAACTGCTTCCAAGAGACCCTGTTCCTCCTGTAGAGCCTGAAGAAAGTGAACCTGTTGCACCTCCGAGAGATCCTGTTGCTTCTGGAGTGGAAGGGAGTGAGCCTGCTGCACCTGATAGGGAACCACCTCCAAGAGACTCTGATACTCCTGTGTGGGAGGCAGAATCAGAAGGGAATGAGCCTGTTGCCCCTGAAAGGGACTCACCTGGGAGTGACCCTGATCCTCCAGGGACAGAAGTGGAGCCAGAAGAAAGGGATCCACCTCCAAGTGATTCTGATCCCCCTGGGAAAAAGATGGAGCCAGAAGGGAGAGATC
Protein-coding sequences here:
- the cdsn gene encoding corneodesmosin, whose protein sequence is MGQSKTPFVFLLKNVFLCIAICFQRTAAQREGSSLSLPTGLGSLPDGSVSLSGGTGSSPSSSLTGSRPDGSASLSGASAPTGSGSLSGLLGLLPGVSESLGGGSLSGAAGSLPSTPEATGSLGGATGSLSSGSTGGTGSLGSSSLSGSLPSGSVSIPGGTGSLGGGTGSSGSVSIPGGTGSLGGGTGSSGSISIPGGTGSLGGGTGSLPSGSVSIPGGTGSLGGGTGSLPSGSISIPGGTVSLGGGTGSLPSGSISIPGGTGSLGATSIPGSLPGASASSGGSALIPTRITAPTITWPMPATTTPAVTSDHVVLAPWALSLIVLGCIFVGVLISGALSTVCYYMKQIRASQQNTCVGTGSYTTHAMQCGRC